A single region of the Solwaraspora sp. WMMD791 genome encodes:
- the lipA gene encoding lipoyl synthase encodes MTIAPEGRRLLRLEARNAETPIERKPPWIKVKATMGPEFTQLRGLVQREGLHTVCQEAGCPNIYECWEDREATFLIGGDQCTRRCDFCQIDTGKPAEFDADEPRRVGESVAAMGLRYATVTGVARDDLPDGGAWLYAETVRQIHALQPGCGVELLIPDFNGDDQQLDEVFAARPQVLAHNVETVPRIFKRIRPGFRYDRSLDVLTRARAAGLVTKSNLILGLGEERDEVSQALRDLHDAGCELITITQYLRPTPRHHPVVRWVKPEEFVELRAEAEQIGFAGVMSGPLVRSSYRAGRLYQQALRQREVQPTAG; translated from the coding sequence GTGACCATTGCTCCGGAGGGACGACGTCTACTGCGCCTGGAGGCCCGCAACGCCGAGACCCCGATCGAGCGGAAACCACCGTGGATCAAGGTCAAGGCGACGATGGGGCCGGAGTTCACCCAGCTGCGCGGTCTGGTGCAGCGGGAAGGGCTGCACACCGTCTGCCAGGAGGCCGGCTGCCCCAACATCTACGAATGTTGGGAGGACCGCGAGGCCACCTTCCTGATCGGTGGCGACCAGTGCACCCGCCGCTGCGACTTCTGCCAGATCGACACCGGCAAGCCCGCCGAGTTCGACGCCGACGAGCCACGCCGGGTCGGCGAATCGGTCGCGGCGATGGGGCTGCGGTACGCCACGGTCACCGGGGTCGCCCGCGACGACCTGCCCGACGGCGGGGCCTGGCTGTACGCCGAGACCGTCCGGCAGATCCACGCCCTGCAGCCCGGCTGCGGCGTCGAGTTGCTGATCCCCGACTTCAATGGCGACGACCAGCAGCTCGACGAGGTCTTCGCCGCCCGACCGCAGGTGCTCGCCCACAACGTCGAGACGGTGCCCCGGATCTTCAAGCGGATCCGCCCCGGCTTCCGCTACGACCGGTCCCTCGACGTGCTCACCCGGGCCCGCGCCGCCGGCCTGGTGACCAAGTCGAACCTGATCCTCGGCCTCGGCGAGGAGCGCGACGAGGTCTCCCAGGCGTTGCGGGACCTGCACGACGCCGGCTGTGAGCTGATCACCATCACCCAGTACCTGCGCCCCACCCCGCGCCACCACCCGGTGGTGCGCTGGGTCAAGCCGGAGGAGTTCGTCGAGCTACGGGCCGAGGCCGAGCAGATCGGCTTCGCCGGGGTGATGAGCGGCCCGCTGGTGCGCTCGTCGTACCGGGCCGGGCGGCTCTACCAACAGGCGTTGCGCCAACGCGAGGTCCAGCCGACCGCCGGCTGA
- a CDS encoding DUF4191 domain-containing protein has translation MAKPQEKVSFGQRLKQIGMVFSFTAKRDKWFVPLAVAAVVLPLAVTVPVVLAWGWMWLPIGILLALLALLIVLNLRSNTAMMNVAEGQPGAAASLLENMRGDWRVTPAVSSTTQMDMVHLVIGRPGVILLAEGNPQRVRGLLGQEKRRLAKVIGSAPLYDYVIGTDEGELSIRKMRMTLARLPRNLTGRDVNALDKRLSALSARPQLPKGAIPKNMRPPKGAFRQSRGR, from the coding sequence ATGGCGAAACCCCAGGAGAAGGTGTCGTTCGGCCAGCGGCTGAAGCAGATCGGCATGGTGTTCTCGTTCACCGCCAAGCGCGACAAGTGGTTCGTGCCGCTGGCGGTGGCCGCCGTCGTGCTGCCGCTGGCGGTCACCGTGCCGGTGGTGCTGGCCTGGGGTTGGATGTGGCTGCCGATCGGCATCCTGCTCGCCCTGCTCGCCCTGCTGATCGTACTCAACCTGCGGTCGAACACGGCGATGATGAACGTCGCCGAGGGGCAACCGGGTGCGGCCGCCTCGCTGTTGGAGAACATGCGGGGCGACTGGCGGGTGACGCCGGCGGTCAGCTCGACCACCCAGATGGACATGGTCCACCTGGTGATCGGGCGTCCCGGGGTGATCCTGCTCGCCGAGGGCAACCCGCAGCGGGTCCGTGGCCTGCTCGGCCAGGAGAAGCGCCGGCTGGCGAAGGTGATCGGCAGCGCCCCGTTGTACGACTACGTGATCGGTACCGACGAGGGCGAGTTGTCCATCCGCAAGATGCGGATGACCCTGGCCCGGTTGCCCCGCAACCTCACCGGCCGCGACGTCAACGCCCTGGACAAGCGGCTGTCCGCGTTGTCGGCCCGGCCGCAGCTGCCCAAGGGCGCCATCCCGAAGAACATGCGCCCGCCCAAGGGGGCGTTCCGGCAGAGCCGGGGGCGCTGA
- a CDS encoding potassium transporter TrkA, whose amino-acid sequence MGQGVHMQELPGIGRRYDVDLGSSSRRVSVVVRRDGTRDLYVFTSRSDEPTAVLELTEEQARKVGALLAGTFFEA is encoded by the coding sequence ATGGGCCAGGGCGTGCACATGCAGGAGCTGCCGGGCATCGGCCGGCGCTACGACGTCGATCTCGGTTCCAGCAGTCGGCGGGTGTCGGTGGTCGTCCGCCGCGACGGCACCCGCGACCTGTACGTCTTCACCTCGCGCTCGGACGAGCCGACGGCCGTGCTGGAGCTGACCGAGGAGCAGGCCCGCAAGGTCGGCGCGTTGCTCGCCGGCACCTTCTTCGAGGCGTGA
- a CDS encoding cation:proton antiporter: MHADLIGLGALVLIAGLLARGGRRLGLPTVPFFMLAGILLGPATPGPVLIEHPEDLALLAALGLVLLLFSLGVEFPVEQVLASGRRLFVAAGSYIGMNVGAGLGLGFALGWGTAEALVIGGALGISSSAIATKLLIELRRLTNAETPVILGIIVIEDLFLAFYLALLTPVLAPSGSAAGLVVDIAVSFGYLLLLFAVARFGARLIGRLIGSHEDEILVILVVGLVLLVAGISAEVGVSDAIGALMIGLVISRTTVRERVERLTLPLRDLFAAVFFVAFGLSIDVGELGAVAVPVVVAVLITVTVNVTAGLVTAALFGFNHRGAANVGLTVLGRGEFSLILATLALAAGLDARLGPFIALYVLVLAVLSPLLAAQSRYLARVFPDRLLRSRWRYVREETMSTACRHLDRVAVTETDTRECAYCAETGDDWVQLRMCLTCGAVRCCDDSVNKHGTAHFAETGHPLMRSLEPGEDWWYCFEDRVLVRQPTGQGDRAGSARDGEDDRAGGAVV; encoded by the coding sequence ATGCACGCTGACCTGATCGGCCTGGGCGCACTGGTGCTCATCGCCGGGCTGCTCGCCCGAGGCGGCCGCCGGCTCGGCCTGCCCACCGTGCCCTTCTTCATGCTCGCCGGGATCCTGCTCGGTCCCGCGACGCCCGGCCCGGTGCTGATCGAGCACCCCGAGGACCTGGCTCTCCTGGCCGCGCTCGGGCTGGTGCTGCTGCTGTTCAGCCTCGGCGTGGAGTTTCCCGTCGAGCAGGTCCTGGCCAGCGGCCGGCGGCTCTTCGTCGCCGCCGGCAGCTACATCGGGATGAACGTCGGTGCCGGCCTGGGACTCGGTTTCGCCCTGGGGTGGGGCACCGCCGAAGCCCTGGTGATCGGTGGGGCGCTGGGCATCTCCTCGTCGGCGATCGCCACCAAGCTGCTGATCGAGCTGCGCCGGCTGACCAACGCCGAGACCCCGGTGATCCTCGGCATCATCGTCATCGAGGATCTGTTCCTCGCCTTCTACCTGGCACTGCTCACCCCGGTACTGGCACCGTCGGGGTCCGCAGCCGGGCTGGTCGTCGACATCGCGGTCAGCTTCGGTTACCTGCTGCTGTTGTTCGCGGTGGCCCGTTTCGGGGCCCGACTGATCGGCCGGCTGATCGGCAGTCACGAGGACGAGATCCTGGTGATCCTGGTCGTCGGGCTGGTGCTGCTGGTCGCCGGAATCTCCGCCGAGGTCGGGGTCTCCGACGCGATCGGCGCGCTGATGATCGGCCTGGTCATTTCGCGGACCACCGTACGGGAGCGGGTCGAGCGGCTGACGCTGCCGCTGCGGGACCTGTTCGCGGCGGTCTTCTTCGTCGCGTTCGGGCTGAGCATCGACGTCGGCGAGCTGGGCGCGGTGGCGGTCCCGGTGGTCGTCGCCGTGCTGATCACGGTGACGGTGAACGTGACGGCGGGGCTGGTGACGGCGGCGCTGTTCGGGTTCAACCACCGGGGCGCGGCCAACGTGGGGCTCACCGTACTGGGCCGGGGTGAGTTCTCGCTGATCCTGGCCACGCTGGCGTTGGCGGCCGGGCTGGACGCCCGGCTCGGGCCGTTCATCGCCCTCTACGTGCTGGTGCTCGCGGTGCTCAGTCCGCTGCTGGCGGCCCAGTCGCGCTACCTGGCCCGGGTGTTCCCGGACCGGCTGCTGCGCTCGCGCTGGCGGTACGTGCGGGAGGAGACGATGAGCACCGCCTGCCGCCACCTCGACCGGGTGGCGGTGACCGAGACGGACACCCGCGAGTGCGCGTACTGCGCGGAGACCGGCGACGACTGGGTGCAGCTGCGGATGTGCCTGACCTGCGGCGCGGTCCGCTGCTGCGACGATTCGGTGAACAAGCACGGTACGGCGCACTTCGCCGAGACCGGGCATCCGCTGATGCGTTCGTTGGAGCCGGGCGAGGACTGGTGGTACTGCTTCGAGGACCGGGTGCTGGTCCGTCAGCCGACCGGCCAGGGCGATCGGGCCGGATCAGCCCGGGACGGTGAGGACGACCGAGCCGGCGGCGCGGTCGTGTAG
- a CDS encoding RDD family protein produces MTGDGQVPSLLRRTGALVIDWLLCVLISGLFADPARSGWPPVVVLIAEYGIFLGLFAQTPGMWLARIRCVADADGGRIGVPRALLRGLLLALVIPPLIMDERRRGLHDRAAGSVVLTVPG; encoded by the coding sequence GTGACCGGCGACGGGCAGGTCCCCAGTCTGCTCCGGCGGACCGGAGCGCTGGTGATCGATTGGTTACTCTGTGTGCTCATTTCGGGACTCTTCGCCGACCCGGCCCGATCCGGTTGGCCGCCCGTCGTGGTGCTGATCGCCGAGTACGGCATCTTCCTCGGCCTGTTCGCCCAGACGCCCGGGATGTGGCTGGCCCGGATCCGGTGTGTCGCCGACGCCGACGGCGGCCGGATCGGCGTACCCCGGGCCCTGCTGCGCGGACTGCTGCTCGCCCTGGTGATCCCGCCGCTGATCATGGACGAGCGTCGCCGGGGCCTACACGACCGCGCCGCCGGCTCGGTCGTCCTCACCGTCCCGGGCTGA
- the glnA gene encoding type I glutamate--ammonia ligase produces the protein MFANPEELLRYLKDEGVKFVDVRFCDLPGVMQHFNLPVESVDEDFFTTGLAFDGSSIRGFQAIHESDMLLLPDVATAFIDPFRIEKTLALNFFIHDPFTREPYSRDPRNVAKKAESYLAASGIADTAYFGPEAEFYIFDSIRHETSANQAYYYIDSIEGAWNTGREEEGGNRGYKTPYKGGYFPVPPVDHYADLRDQIVRKLIDTGFTVERSHHEVGTAGQAEINYKFSTLLHAGDQLQLFKYIVKNTAWAAGKTATFMPKPLFGDNGSGMHTHQSLWLNGEPLFYDETGYAGLSDTARWYIGGLLHHAPSLLAFTNPTINSYRRLVPGFEAPVNLVYSQRNRSACTRIPVTGSNAKAKRVEFRVPDPSANVYLAFSAMLMAGLDGIKSKIEPPAPIDKDLYDLPPEEWGDVKQVPGSLPAVLDSLEADHDFLLEGGVFTPDLISTWIDWKRANEVDPVRLRPTPHEFAMYYDC, from the coding sequence GTGTTCGCCAATCCCGAGGAACTACTGCGGTACCTCAAAGACGAGGGCGTGAAATTCGTCGACGTACGATTCTGTGACCTGCCCGGCGTGATGCAGCACTTCAATCTGCCGGTCGAGTCCGTCGACGAGGACTTTTTCACCACCGGCCTCGCCTTCGACGGGTCTTCGATCCGTGGTTTCCAGGCGATCCACGAGTCGGACATGCTGCTGCTGCCGGATGTCGCCACCGCCTTCATCGACCCGTTCCGGATCGAGAAGACGCTGGCGTTGAACTTCTTCATCCACGACCCGTTCACCCGCGAGCCGTACTCCCGCGACCCGCGCAACGTGGCGAAGAAGGCCGAGTCGTACCTCGCGGCCAGCGGCATCGCCGACACCGCCTACTTCGGCCCCGAGGCGGAGTTCTACATCTTCGACTCGATCCGTCACGAGACCTCGGCGAACCAGGCCTACTACTACATCGATTCGATCGAGGGTGCCTGGAACACCGGCCGCGAGGAAGAGGGCGGCAACCGCGGCTACAAGACCCCGTACAAGGGTGGGTACTTCCCGGTTCCGCCGGTCGACCACTACGCCGACCTGCGCGACCAGATCGTCCGCAAGCTGATCGACACCGGCTTCACCGTGGAGCGCTCGCACCACGAGGTCGGCACCGCCGGCCAGGCTGAGATCAACTACAAGTTCTCCACCCTGCTGCACGCCGGTGACCAGCTGCAGCTGTTCAAGTACATCGTGAAGAACACCGCCTGGGCCGCCGGCAAGACCGCGACCTTCATGCCGAAGCCGCTGTTCGGCGACAACGGTTCCGGCATGCACACCCACCAGAGCCTCTGGCTCAACGGTGAGCCGCTGTTCTACGACGAGACCGGCTACGCCGGCCTGTCGGACACCGCCCGCTGGTACATCGGCGGACTGCTGCACCACGCGCCGTCGCTGCTGGCCTTCACCAACCCGACGATCAACTCGTACCGCCGGCTGGTGCCGGGCTTCGAGGCGCCGGTCAACCTGGTGTACTCGCAGCGCAACCGCTCCGCCTGCACCCGGATCCCGGTCACCGGCAGCAACGCCAAGGCCAAGCGGGTCGAGTTCCGCGTGCCGGACCCGTCCGCCAACGTCTACCTGGCGTTCTCGGCCATGCTGATGGCCGGTCTGGACGGCATCAAGAGCAAGATCGAGCCGCCGGCACCGATCGACAAGGACCTGTACGACCTGCCGCCGGAGGAGTGGGGCGACGTCAAGCAGGTGCCGGGCTCGCTGCCGGCCGTGCTCGACTCCCTGGAGGCCGACCACGACTTCCTGCTGGAGGGTGGCGTCTTCACGCCGGACCTGATCTCCACCTGGATCGACTGGAAGCGCGCCAACGAGGTCGACCCGGTCCGCCTGCGGCCGACCCCGCACGAGTTCGCCATGTACTACGACTGCTGA
- the mptB gene encoding polyprenol phosphomannose-dependent alpha 1,6 mannosyltransferase MptB — protein MPESAPVTGARYHLVRWIGLFGAVGLALAAVLGGATPDPPAAGWAVFTSGRGVLSVLAWAVGTAALVWAWWSARHGVPSARWALVTVGLWAVPLLLAPPLASRDVYSYACQGWTYHTGGDPYAGVAGQGCPWLDAVAPLWRDTPAPYGPVFIVLAGLAAAAGLGLTGTVLILRAAAVAGLVLVALTLPALARRCGLPGGRALWLTLGCPVVLVHLVSGAHNDALMVGLLVAGLWLLVARPVPPDAAGGRPAAGALARGAAVLVPAAAGVLLGLAVAVKVTALVVVPFAVVLAVSGARRPAALARAGAAVLSGVVVAVVATSLLVGSGWGWVVGLTRSGDSRQWTSPPTAVGLLIDYLARGVGGAPQAVGVVRMSALVLLAAFLVALWWWVWRGSGPVARWRAPVSRVDGRYLPVRDRGLAVYGAGVALAATVLAAPVFYPWYLVWPLALLAAAAYRTRWFVLPAAVSCFLVLPDGSGVAAMTKAPGTVAMCGLLAVLIVRTATRSSTILQLSRRFVGIVRR, from the coding sequence GTGCCTGAGAGCGCCCCGGTCACCGGAGCGCGGTACCACCTCGTCCGCTGGATCGGACTGTTCGGCGCGGTCGGGTTGGCGCTGGCCGCCGTGCTCGGCGGCGCGACCCCCGACCCGCCCGCCGCCGGCTGGGCGGTGTTCACCAGCGGGCGTGGGGTGCTCAGCGTGCTCGCCTGGGCCGTCGGCACCGCCGCGCTGGTCTGGGCGTGGTGGTCGGCGCGGCACGGGGTGCCGTCGGCGCGCTGGGCGCTGGTCACCGTCGGGTTGTGGGCGGTGCCGTTGCTGCTCGCCCCGCCGCTGGCCAGCCGGGACGTCTACTCGTACGCCTGCCAGGGGTGGACGTACCACACCGGTGGAGACCCGTACGCCGGCGTCGCCGGGCAGGGCTGCCCCTGGCTCGACGCGGTCGCCCCGCTGTGGCGCGACACCCCGGCGCCGTACGGTCCGGTCTTCATCGTGCTTGCCGGACTCGCCGCCGCCGCAGGGCTGGGCCTGACCGGCACGGTGCTGATCCTGCGGGCGGCGGCCGTGGCCGGCCTGGTGCTGGTGGCGCTCACCCTGCCCGCGCTGGCCCGGCGCTGTGGCCTGCCAGGCGGGCGGGCGTTGTGGCTGACACTGGGCTGTCCGGTGGTGCTGGTGCACCTGGTCTCCGGGGCGCACAACGACGCGTTGATGGTCGGCCTGCTGGTGGCCGGGCTGTGGCTGCTCGTCGCCCGGCCGGTACCGCCGGACGCCGCCGGCGGCCGGCCCGCTGCCGGGGCGCTGGCTCGCGGTGCGGCGGTGCTGGTCCCGGCGGCCGCCGGGGTGCTGCTGGGCCTCGCGGTGGCGGTGAAGGTGACGGCACTGGTGGTGGTGCCGTTCGCGGTGGTGCTGGCGGTCAGCGGCGCGCGCCGACCCGCCGCCCTGGCGCGGGCCGGTGCGGCGGTGCTGTCCGGGGTCGTGGTGGCGGTCGTGGCGACGTCGCTGCTGGTCGGGTCGGGGTGGGGCTGGGTGGTCGGGCTGACCCGCAGCGGTGACTCTCGACAGTGGACGTCGCCGCCGACCGCCGTCGGTCTGCTGATCGACTATCTGGCCCGTGGGGTCGGCGGCGCGCCGCAGGCGGTGGGCGTCGTGCGGATGTCGGCGCTGGTGCTGCTCGCCGCGTTCCTGGTGGCTCTGTGGTGGTGGGTGTGGCGGGGCAGTGGGCCGGTGGCCCGGTGGCGTGCGCCGGTCAGCCGGGTCGACGGTCGGTACCTGCCGGTGCGTGACCGGGGGCTGGCGGTGTACGGGGCGGGAGTCGCGTTGGCCGCAACGGTGCTGGCCGCCCCGGTGTTCTACCCGTGGTATCTGGTGTGGCCGCTGGCGCTGCTTGCCGCCGCCGCGTACCGCACCCGGTGGTTCGTGCTGCCGGCGGCGGTGAGCTGTTTTCTGGTGCTGCCGGACGGCTCGGGGGTCGCGGCTATGACCAAGGCGCCCGGTACGGTCGCGATGTGCGGTCTGCTCGCCGTTCTCATCGTCCGCACCGCCACCCGTTCCTCGACGATCTTGCAGTTATCGAGGAGATTTGTCGGAATTGTCCGTCGATAA